From the genome of bacterium:
AAAGGACGGCAGCTCACTGGACAGGTCCGGCCCGGCTTTTGGCGCTGTGGCCGCGGGCCGTCCCGGCTGGGCGGCGCTCTTGTTCTTTTTGCTCATCGGCTCCCCTGATTCCCTGCGGCGTCGGTTCGGCCGCTCAATCGGTGGAACAGCACTTGTGGCAAATGTCCAGCAGGCCGACCTGACGGAACAGTTTGCGGAACCGCCGGTACTCCGGGCCGTACCAGATCTCGCGCAGCCCCTGGCGGCGGACATCTCCCACCTGCCAGCTCAGGAAACTGAGCTGGATGCAGGGATAGACCTCGCCGTAGCTGGTGATCACCCCGGAGAGCCAGGGATACAGGCATTCCGAATGCGCGCGCTTGAAATGCAGGTCGTTGAAATAGCGGTTCCACTGTTCCTCGCTGCCGAAACGGTCGAGGAAATTGACCGGGAACGGAAGCTCCGGTTGAAGCTTTTTAAGCTCCTGCATCTGGGCGAATATCCGGCCGCCGTCCACCGCCAGGACCCGCGGCTCCAGACGGCTGCAGCCCAGCTCCGAGCCGCGCCGCTCCACCCCGGACAGGCTGTAGACCTGCTCCTCTGTTTCCGGGGTGGTGAAAGTGGTCAGCCCGAGGTTGAAATAGCTGAGCGGCAGGTTGCGCGACAGTTGGATCGTCTCGGCGATAGTGTCCTGGTTGAGCGCCGAGATGACCATGGTCGCCCCGAGGCGCAGGTTCGAGCCCGGGATGCCGTCCGCCAGAGCCTTGAGGCGCAGAAGGTTTTCGGTCTGCGTGACCAGGCTCCCGGGACGGCCCACGACCGAATCGTGCACCGCGGCCGGGCCGTGGATCGAGACCGCCACCTCGGAGAGGCATTCGGCCGCGGCCCGCATTTTCTCCTCGTCCCAGAACGACAGGTTCGAGACCATCGACAGGCGCAGGCCCAGCGAGGCGGCGTAGCGCACGATCCCGGTGAAATTCTTCGCCAGCAGCGGCTCGCCGCCGTGCAGCGGGAGGCTTTTCACCCCCAGGGCCTTGAGCTCGCGGATTATCCGCTTGAACTCCTCCAGCGACAGCTCCTCGCCCCGGCGACGCACGATCTCGGCCGCGGCGCGCTCGTGGAATGTCCCGTTGTGGTGGAAACACATCTGGCAGCGCCAGTTGCAGTTGTAGGTCAGGTAGAGGACAAAATTGACCGGCGGCAGCGTGTAGAGCCGTTTCGAGACCGTGACATAGGTTTTCTGCAGCAGACGTGACAATCCCGCATGGGAAAGCACCATGTCGAGCCAGCGTTTCATCTTTCTCCTTGAACGGGCCGCACGGAAAACGAGTCTCAGCCCGGCCAGCCGAAATGGGAAATGATCGAGTTGCCCCGGCCGGGCAGGCTGTCCAGAAGGCTCAGCGGCAGCATCGGGTAGTCCAGCCGGGTGGTGCAGAAATCGTACATCGGGTTGAGTTTCGACAGGGTCCGGGTGGACAGGGTCCGGAACCCGGCCCGCTCGAACAGCAGTTCCAGCGATTCGGGGGTGAACCCGGTCACGTGGTACGGGTAGTTGAGCGCGCCGCATTCACGGATCGCGCCCGTGCGGTAGAGCACCCGCTTGGCCGCGTTGGTGAAACTGGCGTCGTTGGGCACGTGCACCGCCACCACCGCCTCCGGGGTGCAGACCGCCGCGATGTCACGGACAAAGC
Proteins encoded in this window:
- a CDS encoding radical SAM protein; protein product: MKRWLDMVLSHAGLSRLLQKTYVTVSKRLYTLPPVNFVLYLTYNCNWRCQMCFHHNGTFHERAAAEIVRRRGEELSLEEFKRIIRELKALGVKSLPLHGGEPLLAKNFTGIVRYAASLGLRLSMVSNLSFWDEEKMRAAAECLSEVAVSIHGPAAVHDSVVGRPGSLVTQTENLLRLKALADGIPGSNLRLGATMVISALNQDTIAETIQLSRNLPLSYFNLGLTTFTTPETEEQVYSLSGVERRGSELGCSRLEPRVLAVDGGRIFAQMQELKKLQPELPFPVNFLDRFGSEEQWNRYFNDLHFKRAHSECLYPWLSGVITSYGEVYPCIQLSFLSWQVGDVRRQGLREIWYGPEYRRFRKLFRQVGLLDICHKCCSTD